A segment of the Acyrthosiphon pisum isolate AL4f unplaced genomic scaffold, pea_aphid_22Mar2018_4r6ur Scaffold_19627;HRSCAF=20316, whole genome shotgun sequence genome:
AAACCAAGCATTCTGTCATAATCTACAGGCCTTTTGAATCTTTCTCTCAGGACAATTGATTTGTGTCCAGCTAGTCGATAATACTCTTTGTGCCAAGGAATGAACACATTTATACTATCCGGCAATTTAATAGCTGTTTCAAATGTGCACGTTATATTTTTCCATGGTAAAATTGGATTTATGTACACACCCACATACTGTCTTTTTGTGTTGTGCCGGTAAATTCTCAATACATATTTAGAAATGAAATTGTAGGACACTATTTTCATAAGAAACAATACAGGAATCATAATcataagttcaaatgttgagtTTGGTATAAGcaatatatctaaatatgtCTGTAAATCAATTTTCCCttctgtaaacaaaatatagaaatagGCAATAATAAAAGTTGATGGCAGGACTATAATGGCAGCGATCACAATTCCACTCAACCAGCGTGCATACATCTCGCCAGTGCCGTTGTAAATTAGTTCATACTCTGATGGTGAAACCCTGTCTTGAACGGCTTTTTTATTGTACACTTCGTAAATGCCCATCTTTTTCATAAAACAGCGATCTGGCACTAAGTATCCGGGAAACTGATTGGCGGGTAGTAACATCCGATTGTTATGAATTAATGAAGTTCTTAAGTGCAAGGTATAAGACCGTTTCACTGAAGAAAATATTGAAGAGTTAATTCTACTCCGGAgacagtaattaaaaatatacattctaGTGTTTAACAATCAGACACGAACAAaagttattaactattaagtattaagtatttcttacaatatcaattaaaatttaaaacataaatatatttgagttaaatattaatataatttttttacacattagattaaaatataaatataaaatatagtatctaGAGCCTAGAGGATTCAATCATTgcacgaaataaaaaattatattaattattaaacatgtttACAATGTTTACATGTCGATTGTCGG
Coding sequences within it:
- the ACYPI34021 gene encoding uncharacterized protein LOC103311794 — translated: MYIFNYCLRSRINSSIFSSVKRSYTLHLRTSLIHNNRMLLPANQFPGYLVPDRCFMKKMGIYEVYNKKAVQDRVSPSEYELIYNGTGEMYARWLSGIVIAAIIVLPSTFIIAYFYILFTEGKIDLQTYLDILLIPNSTFELMIMIPVLFLMKIVSYNFISKYVLRIYRHNTKRQYVGVYINPILPWKNITCTFETAIKLPDSINVFIPWHKEYYRLAGHKSIVLRERFKRPVDYDRMLGLVKTLDE